One Dictyoglomus turgidum DSM 6724 DNA window includes the following coding sequences:
- a CDS encoding glycoside hydrolase family 1 protein codes for MVKYKFPEGFLWGTATASHQIEGDNFYNDWWEFEKQGKVKNGQVSGKACDSWNRYEEDFDLIEKLNNNAYRFSIEWSRIEPEEGRFDESALERYRSMLISLRRRNIEPFVTLHHFTNPLWMAKRGGWLNPDIIDYYLRYVKKIVSEFKDLVNYWMTINEPNAYAFMAYLYGQFPPQGKSLIKMLRVLNNMAKAHAKAYEVIHQISPDAKVSIAYNVIYFEPKNPNSFIDRKFANFGDRIYNRVFIETLLTGKFSSPFIKEEIPYAKNTLDYLGINYYTRILMGLKMGSPEGETSDFGWEIYPEGIYKVVKRFYGLTKKPIYITENGISDAKDEKRPKYLISHLIQLHRAIEEGVDVRGYFHWSLMDNFEWAEGFLQRFGLFETDFNTFERKWRESARIYSEIAKNNGITEAMEEKFLK; via the coding sequence ATGGTTAAGTATAAATTTCCTGAGGGTTTTTTGTGGGGGACTGCAACCGCATCTCATCAAATTGAGGGCGACAATTTTTACAATGATTGGTGGGAATTTGAAAAACAAGGCAAGGTGAAAAATGGACAAGTTTCTGGAAAAGCTTGTGATAGTTGGAATAGGTATGAAGAGGATTTTGATCTTATTGAAAAGCTGAACAATAATGCCTATAGGTTCTCCATAGAGTGGAGTAGGATAGAACCCGAGGAAGGAAGGTTTGATGAGTCTGCTCTTGAAAGATATAGATCTATGCTTATTTCTTTGAGAAGGAGAAACATAGAGCCGTTTGTTACTTTGCATCACTTTACTAACCCCTTATGGATGGCCAAAAGGGGTGGATGGCTAAATCCAGATATTATTGATTATTATTTACGCTATGTAAAGAAGATTGTAAGTGAGTTTAAAGATCTAGTAAATTATTGGATGACCATAAATGAGCCCAATGCCTATGCTTTTATGGCATATCTTTATGGACAATTTCCACCCCAAGGAAAAAGTTTAATAAAGATGCTCCGAGTTTTGAATAACATGGCAAAGGCTCACGCTAAAGCCTATGAGGTTATCCATCAGATATCTCCTGACGCAAAGGTAAGCATTGCCTATAATGTGATCTATTTTGAACCTAAAAACCCTAATTCTTTTATAGATAGAAAATTTGCTAATTTTGGGGATAGAATTTACAATAGGGTATTCATAGAAACTCTTCTTACTGGGAAATTTTCCTCTCCCTTTATTAAAGAAGAAATTCCATACGCAAAGAATACCTTAGACTATCTTGGAATAAACTATTACACTAGGATACTTATGGGGCTAAAGATGGGATCTCCTGAGGGAGAAACTTCAGATTTTGGTTGGGAGATTTATCCTGAGGGAATTTATAAAGTAGTAAAAAGATTTTACGGTTTAACAAAAAAGCCTATTTACATTACAGAAAATGGGATATCTGATGCCAAGGATGAAAAAAGACCAAAATATCTCATCTCTCACCTTATTCAGCTTCATAGAGCTATAGAGGAAGGAGTAGATGTGAGGGGATATTTCCATTGGTCATTGATGGACAATTTTGAGTGGGCTGAAGGATTTTTACAAAGGTTTGGACTTTTTGAGACCGATTTTAATACCTTTGAGAGGAAATGGAGAGAAAGTGCCAGGATATATAGTGAGATTGCAAAAAACAATGGAATAACAGAAGCTATGGAAGAAAAATTTCTTAAATAG
- a CDS encoding SPL family radical SAM protein: MKSLRTSLLSKPFSHIYVEKEIISHEITKEILKKFPNSQIITVNHYKEVFSRPRQNYKLQELSKKLILAKKREKFLSPASSLCQNFGHPYFYYANLIVNCIFNCDYCFLKGMYSSANIVIFVNIEDYFKEIDEILKKHPLYLSPSYETDLLAMEEIVPFFSRFVNYAYSKENLILEVRTKSVNYTAIKNLKPSPNIILAWTLLPQEIIERYEKTPNLSLRINTIKRAIHDGWKVRLSFDPIILVENWKEIYKKFIDYIFSEIPASKIQDITIGVFRIPKEYLKRMRKKFENEITLFPYVEDIDAYTYSPSTKEELLNFISSKVKNYIPEDKIYTI; encoded by the coding sequence TTGAAAAGCTTAAGAACTTCCTTACTTTCTAAACCCTTTTCCCATATATATGTGGAAAAGGAGATAATATCTCATGAAATAACTAAGGAGATCCTTAAAAAATTTCCCAATTCTCAAATAATCACTGTTAACCATTATAAAGAGGTATTTTCAAGGCCAAGACAAAATTATAAATTACAAGAGCTGAGTAAAAAATTAATCCTTGCAAAAAAAAGAGAAAAATTCCTCTCCCCTGCATCATCCCTTTGCCAAAATTTTGGACACCCATATTTTTATTACGCCAATCTTATAGTAAATTGTATTTTCAACTGTGATTATTGTTTCTTAAAGGGCATGTACTCTTCTGCTAACATAGTTATATTTGTTAATATAGAAGATTACTTTAAAGAGATAGATGAAATCCTTAAAAAACATCCCCTTTATTTGTCTCCTTCTTATGAGACTGATCTTTTAGCTATGGAAGAAATAGTGCCCTTTTTTAGCAGATTTGTAAATTATGCTTATTCAAAAGAAAATCTAATTCTTGAAGTGAGAACAAAAAGTGTCAATTATACGGCAATTAAAAATTTAAAGCCGTCCCCTAATATTATCTTAGCCTGGACCCTCCTTCCCCAAGAGATTATTGAAAGGTATGAGAAAACTCCGAATCTTTCTTTAAGGATAAATACCATAAAGAGGGCAATTCATGATGGATGGAAAGTAAGATTGAGCTTTGATCCTATAATACTCGTGGAAAATTGGAAAGAGATTTATAAAAAATTTATAGATTATATATTTAGTGAAATACCAGCATCTAAAATTCAAGATATCACCATAGGTGTATTTAGAATTCCTAAGGAGTATTTAAAAAGGATGAGAAAAAAGTTTGAAAATGAGATTACTCTCTTCCCTTATGTAGAGGATATAGATGCCTATACTTACTCTCCTTCCACAAAAGAAGAACTTTTAAATTTTATATCCTCAAAAGTTAAAAATTACATCCCCGAAGATAAAATCTATACTATTTAA
- a CDS encoding MFS transporter, which translates to MVFKLPPANFSVGSVKLEKKKILSELTTKEMLKNPKFYGLWLCYTVGTLIGLMIIGITSPVGEEIVGLDPKFTASLVSFFAIFNAVGRPLFGWITDKIFPRKASFISYLMAITASFFMIITGGNNLTLYIISFSLFWLILGSWLAIAPASTVILFGEKNYRQNYGIVFTAYGFGAILGGIISVMLRDIWGSYFYVFHVIIGLGIIGMLIAGILLKED; encoded by the coding sequence ATGGTATTTAAGCTTCCTCCAGCTAATTTTTCTGTGGGTTCTGTAAAACTTGAAAAGAAAAAGATATTATCAGAGTTAACCACAAAAGAGATGTTAAAGAACCCTAAGTTTTATGGGCTTTGGTTATGTTATACTGTAGGTACTTTAATAGGGCTAATGATTATAGGAATAACGAGTCCTGTAGGAGAAGAAATAGTAGGACTTGATCCTAAATTTACTGCAAGTTTGGTTTCCTTTTTTGCAATTTTTAATGCTGTAGGAAGACCCCTTTTTGGATGGATAACAGATAAGATTTTTCCAAGAAAAGCAAGTTTTATCTCTTATCTTATGGCTATAACTGCATCTTTCTTTATGATTATAACTGGTGGTAATAATTTGACATTGTATATAATTTCTTTTTCTCTTTTCTGGTTAATTTTAGGATCTTGGCTTGCTATTGCTCCTGCATCTACCGTTATTCTTTTTGGAGAGAAGAATTATAGACAAAATTATGGTATAGTTTTTACTGCTTATGGTTTTGGAGCAATTCTTGGTGGAATCATTTCAGTTATGTTGAGGGATATTTGGGGAAGCTATTTTTATGTATTCCATGTAATAATAGGATTGGGTATTATTGGTATGCTTATTGCAGGAATATTATTGAAAGAAGATTAA
- a CDS encoding HAD family hydrolase, giving the protein MKVSAVIFDMDGVIFDTERLGYIFWKKALEEFGYIINEEIYYETVGVNILETERIFKKYLGDIPFDEIYKRKKELIEEYIEKNGLPVKGGFFELLDFLDEKKIPRGIATSTERERAIPLLERAKILNKFDVIVCGDDVEKSKPEPDIFLLTAQRLKANPKECIVLEDSDNGVLAAKRAGMTPLLIIDFKPPHPETLKRAYKVFNSLWEVKEYLKEVI; this is encoded by the coding sequence ATGAAGGTTTCGGCAGTAATTTTTGATATGGATGGAGTCATTTTTGATACTGAGAGGCTGGGTTATATCTTCTGGAAAAAAGCCTTAGAAGAGTTTGGATATATTATAAACGAAGAGATTTATTATGAGACTGTGGGAGTTAACATTTTAGAGACAGAAAGAATTTTTAAAAAGTATTTAGGAGATATACCCTTTGACGAGATATATAAAAGAAAAAAGGAGCTTATAGAGGAATATATTGAGAAAAATGGTCTACCTGTAAAGGGCGGATTCTTTGAACTTTTAGATTTTCTTGATGAAAAGAAGATACCAAGAGGAATAGCTACATCTACAGAGAGGGAAAGGGCTATTCCCCTTCTTGAAAGAGCTAAAATTTTAAATAAATTTGACGTGATTGTGTGTGGAGACGATGTAGAAAAAAGCAAACCAGAGCCTGATATATTTTTGCTTACTGCTCAAAGACTTAAGGCTAACCCTAAGGAATGTATTGTTCTTGAGGATTCAGATAATGGAGTGCTTGCAGCAAAAAGGGCTGGGATGACCCCCCTTCTTATTATTGACTTTAAGCCACCCCATCCTGAAACCCTCAAAAGAGCCTATAAAGTCTTTAATTCTCTATGGGAAGTAAAGGAGTATTTAAAAGAGGTAATTTAA